The proteins below are encoded in one region of Hordeum vulgare subsp. vulgare chromosome 3H, MorexV3_pseudomolecules_assembly, whole genome shotgun sequence:
- the LOC123439507 gene encoding uncharacterized protein LOC123439507 has product MDPHGSYPNQVRSSESDANISPLNDAPRGTTIMPILSDLFYLNPPPSDSTWIGNTPPTTYAPYVDTMPSIIDFSNMPYQTNVSLSTLPPQFCDAKFTPLSRVNTLTSEPNHREISENPPEIFSHQDLLSNPIRNYFSSSDQMSIFCMESPSITSLLQGDPIAVVHAHLNTIGSMDDGPIFEIPTRRVIKDLQTTQHGMLSHKSTYVVPTPLARVATSSHVTREDKTPLGIQNGMRDSGIVHNTTYLRKYTCNICNLNFYSPQAFGGHMSSHSKARKNKIQS; this is encoded by the exons ATGGATCCTCATGGATCCTATCCCAACCAAGTCAGATCAAGTGAAAGTGATGCCAACATTTCTCCCTTGAATGATGCACCGAGAGGCACAACTATCATGCCAATATTGAGTGATCTTTTCTACCTTAATCCCCCACCATCAGATTCGACTTGGATAGGAAACACCCCACCTACTACTTATGCACCATATGTAGATACCATGCCATCGATAATAGATTTCTCTAACATGCCATATCAAACCAATGTATCACTATCAACACTACCTCCACAATTTTGCGATGCAAAGTTTACTCCTTTATCTAGGGTCAATACCCTTACTTCTGAGCCCAACCATAGGGAAATCTCTGAGAACCCGCCAGAAATATTCTCACACCAAGATCTCTTGTCAAACCCTATTAGGAACTACTTTAGTTCATCAGATCAAATGAGCATCTTTTGCATGGAGTCTCCATCAATTACGTCCTTACTCCAAGGAGATCCCATTGCAGTTGTCCATGCCCACCTTAATACTATTGGGTCGATGGATGATGGTCCAATCTTTGAGATACCAACAAGGCGCGTCATCAAG GATCTACAAACCACACAACATGGGATGTTAAGCCACAAGTCTACTTATGTTGTACCCACCCCTCTTGCTCGAGTCGCGACATCCTCACATGTTACCAGAGAAGACAAGACTCCTTTGGGTATCCAAAATGGAATGCGTGATAGTGGTATTGTGCATAATACTACGTATTTACGTAAGTACACATGCAATATTTGTAATCTCAATTTCTACTCCCCCCAAGCCTTTGGTGGTCACATGAGTTCCCATAGCAAAGCAAGGAAGAACAAGATACAAAGTTGA